Proteins encoded in a region of the Paenibacillus sp. W2I17 genome:
- the deoD gene encoding purine-nucleoside phosphorylase, translating into MSTHIGAKPGDIAETILLPGDPLRAKYIADTYLDDVVCYNEVRGMLGYTGTYQGHRISVQGSGMGIPSFAIYANELISEYGVKNLIRVGTCGGMQEHVRVRDVILAQAACTDSSMNKHVFGGYDFSPIATFSLLKEAYDRATAKGMKIHVGNVFSSDSFYRDDRSVTEKLMKHGVLGVEMETTALYTIAAKFGVNALTILTVSDHLLTGEETSAEERQKTFNDMMVVALDTAITL; encoded by the coding sequence ATGAGTACACATATTGGAGCAAAGCCCGGGGATATCGCAGAAACGATTCTATTGCCAGGAGACCCTTTGCGCGCGAAATATATCGCAGATACGTACCTCGACGATGTTGTATGTTACAACGAAGTTCGTGGAATGCTCGGTTACACAGGTACATATCAAGGACACCGGATTTCGGTGCAAGGTTCAGGGATGGGTATTCCGTCCTTTGCAATCTATGCTAACGAATTGATCAGCGAATATGGTGTAAAAAACCTGATTCGTGTGGGTACTTGTGGCGGTATGCAGGAGCATGTACGTGTACGTGACGTTATCCTTGCGCAAGCAGCATGTACAGACTCCAGCATGAACAAACACGTATTCGGTGGTTATGACTTCTCACCAATCGCTACGTTCTCCCTGCTGAAAGAAGCATATGACCGTGCAACAGCTAAAGGTATGAAGATTCACGTCGGTAACGTATTCAGCTCCGATTCTTTCTACCGCGATGACCGTTCCGTAACCGAGAAGTTGATGAAACACGGCGTACTCGGCGTAGAGATGGAAACAACAGCATTGTACACTATCGCTGCCAAGTTTGGTGTTAACGCACTGACCATCCTGACGGTAAGTGACCACTTGCTGACAGGCGAAGAAACATCTGCCGAAGAGCGTCAAAAAACGTTCAACGACATGATGGTAGTTGCCCTGGACACAGCAATCACACTGTAA
- a CDS encoding pyrimidine-nucleoside phosphorylase, with product MRMVDIIAKKRDGKELTTAEIDFVVQGYTQGEIPDYQVSAWAMAVFFKDMTDKERADLTMSMVNSGETIDLSAIEGIKVDKHSTGGVGDTTTLVLAPLVAALDVPVAKMSGRGLGHTGGTTDKLESVAGFHVELEKEEFIRLVNEHKVAVIGQSGNLTPADKKLYALRDVTATVNSIPLIASSIMSKKIAAGADAIVLDVKTGAGAFMKTTEDAKELAHAMVSIGNNVGRKTMAVISDMSQPLGLAIGNALEVKEAILTLQGKGPKDLEELCLALGRQMVFLAGKADSLEHAEEKLKEVIQNGKALEKFKDFLANQGGDASVVDHPDRLPQAQYLVEVPADKDGYVAGIVADEIGTAAMLLGAGRATKESEIDLAVGLMLNKKVGDPVKAGESLVTIHANREDVADVIAKIKENITIADHADAPVLVHDIVTE from the coding sequence ATGAGAATGGTAGACATTATTGCCAAGAAACGCGACGGAAAAGAACTGACAACGGCTGAGATTGATTTTGTTGTTCAAGGATACACACAAGGAGAAATCCCGGACTATCAAGTCAGCGCATGGGCGATGGCGGTATTCTTCAAAGATATGACAGACAAGGAACGCGCCGATCTGACAATGTCGATGGTGAATTCGGGTGAAACGATCGACCTGTCCGCTATCGAAGGCATCAAAGTAGACAAGCACTCCACAGGAGGAGTGGGCGATACAACAACACTGGTACTCGCTCCGCTTGTTGCTGCGCTGGATGTTCCTGTTGCCAAAATGTCCGGACGTGGACTTGGTCACACGGGTGGTACAACAGACAAGCTGGAATCCGTTGCTGGTTTCCACGTAGAGCTTGAAAAAGAAGAGTTCATTCGTCTCGTAAACGAACACAAGGTTGCAGTTATTGGACAAAGTGGTAACCTTACGCCTGCAGACAAAAAGCTCTATGCACTGCGTGACGTAACAGCTACCGTTAACTCCATCCCACTGATCGCCAGCTCCATCATGAGTAAGAAAATTGCAGCAGGTGCAGATGCAATCGTATTGGATGTTAAAACAGGTGCTGGTGCATTCATGAAAACAACGGAAGATGCCAAAGAATTGGCACATGCCATGGTAAGCATCGGTAACAATGTTGGCCGTAAAACGATGGCTGTTATCTCCGATATGTCCCAACCACTGGGTCTGGCGATTGGTAACGCACTTGAAGTGAAAGAAGCCATCCTCACACTGCAAGGTAAAGGTCCAAAAGATCTGGAAGAACTGTGTCTGGCACTTGGACGTCAAATGGTATTCCTTGCTGGCAAGGCAGATTCCTTGGAGCACGCTGAGGAGAAATTGAAAGAAGTGATCCAGAACGGTAAAGCACTGGAGAAATTCAAAGATTTCCTGGCAAACCAAGGCGGAGACGCTTCGGTTGTCGATCATCCAGATCGTTTGCCACAAGCACAATATCTGGTTGAAGTCCCAGCAGATAAAGACGGCTATGTTGCCGGAATCGTCGCTGACGAAATCGGAACTGCAGCAATGCTGCTCGGCGCAGGCCGTGCAACAAAAGAGTCTGAGATCGATCTCGCGGTTGGTCTGATGCTGAACAAAAAAGTGGGTGACCCAGTCAAAGCTGGTGAGTCCCTTGTAACGATCCATGCCAATCGTGAAGACGTAGCAGACGTCATCGCGAAGATCAAAGAAAACATTACAATTGCGGATCATGCCGATGCGCCTGTATTGGTTCATGATATCGTAACGGAATAA
- a CDS encoding TIGR03943 family protein, translating into MNHTSYTMTKSPVPRSYVIQWHNLIRAVWIGGLAVYFIHLNSSDSLHYYLAPTMQKLLLCCPVPLLFIAVIMAWHGLFGRNEVHCDCEHPPPSGFLRSSLVYGLIAIPLLLGFLLPDRALGSSMASQKGMSLTYAPPEIRRKEPLPDPATQLNVQDLTQKPTTVQPTSATKVQFIPPDEYSREFAELAEKLYAEQVIRVYPEIFSETLGTIDMFQRQFAGKDISLTGFVYRDKSMDHESHFALGRFLVMCCPADAAPFGVMIHIPEADSFPTDSWVQIDGSIGSAQVNGKDTIEIRATKVTPVAEPSTPYIYTNADSVMAYEQIKSP; encoded by the coding sequence ATGAACCACACTAGCTATACGATGACAAAATCTCCTGTTCCAAGATCATATGTCATCCAATGGCATAACTTAATCCGTGCGGTCTGGATCGGCGGACTCGCGGTGTACTTTATTCACTTGAATTCAAGTGACTCGCTTCATTATTATTTGGCGCCTACCATGCAAAAACTGCTGTTATGCTGCCCTGTTCCCTTATTGTTTATTGCAGTTATCATGGCGTGGCATGGACTGTTCGGCAGAAACGAGGTTCATTGCGACTGTGAACATCCACCTCCTTCCGGTTTCCTACGCAGCTCGTTGGTATATGGTCTTATTGCTATCCCCTTGTTGCTGGGGTTTCTGTTACCTGATCGGGCGCTCGGCAGCTCCATGGCTAGCCAGAAAGGCATGTCTCTCACTTATGCCCCTCCCGAGATTCGTCGCAAAGAGCCTTTACCTGATCCGGCAACGCAATTGAATGTACAAGATCTCACGCAAAAACCAACGACCGTTCAGCCTACATCGGCTACCAAAGTACAATTCATTCCCCCAGACGAGTATAGCCGCGAATTCGCTGAACTGGCGGAGAAGTTGTATGCAGAACAGGTCATCCGAGTCTATCCCGAGATCTTCTCTGAAACCCTCGGCACGATCGATATGTTCCAGCGACAATTTGCAGGCAAAGATATCTCCTTAACCGGGTTCGTTTATCGGGACAAAAGCATGGATCATGAATCACATTTTGCACTGGGACGATTTCTGGTCATGTGCTGCCCTGCTGATGCGGCTCCCTTTGGCGTGATGATTCACATCCCCGAAGCGGATAGCTTCCCTACAGACAGTTGGGTACAAATCGATGGCAGCATCGGGTCTGCACAGGTGAACGGTAAGGATACGATTGAAATTCGCGCCACAAAGGTGACACCTGTAGCCGAGCCATCCACGCCTTATATTTACACCAATGCAGATTCAGTGATGGCGTATGAGCAAATAAAGAGCCCGTAG